ATTTTCATTGCTTCGATTGCCATCCTGTGGGCGCCTTCAAGTTTACGGATTGAATCATGTTTTTCAGGATCAGTTGAATAAATGCTAATCAGGAGATTATGGAGGCCGGATTCCTTGAGTTTCTGTGCGACTTCCGGAGTCATCTCGGTTCCGGGTGTGTACATGTTGACAACAGCCTTTTCCTGATCAACATGCCGGATAAGGTCAAAGATATCTTTCCTGAGCAGTGGATCTCCTTCTGTAAAAACAATCACCGTTGTACCCATTTCAATGACTTCATCAATTGCCTTCTTGAGGACAGGAGTCTCGAGTTCCCCTTCCCCGTTGCTCATGAAACAATGATCGCACTTGCAGCCGCATTCCCTTGTAATTTCAAAAGAAACCGTTTCAGGAATTCGTTTTCCAAGTGCCATTTGCACTTCTGCTGCGACAAGTCTTTTGAATGGCCCGCTGGGGATAGGGGGCAACCATGTGGAAGCTATAACACTATCTTCTTTTACAAGAGCAGGCTTTTCTTCTCTCAGGCGATCATTAATACGTTTCAAAAAAGGCTTGCAGACGGCACTGAGTTTTCCCTTCGCCTTGAGTTGTGAGAAACTTTCAGTGCTGTCCAGTTCTATGGAAAGGCCAGGAAGCGAAACCACCGGAATTGTTTTCCCGCTATCCGCATTTCCCATATCCTTTCATCCTGTTATGGGATTTGGTAATCCCCTGATATCTTATTGTACGACTTCGGAAAAAGCAATGTTTCCGCTGATCTT
The DNA window shown above is from Methanohalophilus levihalophilus and carries:
- a CDS encoding radical SAM/SPASM domain-containing protein; translation: MGNADSGKTIPVVSLPGLSIELDSTESFSQLKAKGKLSAVCKPFLKRINDRLREEKPALVKEDSVIASTWLPPIPSGPFKRLVAAEVQMALGKRIPETVSFEITRECGCKCDHCFMSNGEGELETPVLKKAIDEVIEMGTTVIVFTEGDPLLRKDIFDLIRHVDQEKAVVNMYTPGTEMTPEVAQKLKESGLHNLLISIYSTDPEKHDSIRKLEGAHRMAIEAMKMGLDAGLLVTMCTHTSPSSFHELPGLYELAKEIGVHEFSIWEAVPKKKDDPILSEAERVSILEMYQRINSDPQGPRIFANSYFEGEMLGCMAGERWMHVCVDGEVKPCPYIPFSFGNVRDKSAKDIWKKMKVLTHPRHGTGFCVMQHPDYLNMAAKIPDDAPIPYPFDMIK